The Sulfuricurvum sp. genome includes the window ACAGAACTTTCTGGAAAAAAGTATCGATGAGCTAAAAGAGCTCAGAGCAGGGGGGCTGAGTCTGGCGTATTTTGGGATAGAGACGGGGAATGATGAACTGCTAAGTAAAATCGATAAAGAGGTGAATGCGGATCAGATGATTGAAGCACTACGCCGTGCGCATGAAGCCAATATAAAGATCTCCGCAACCGTCATACTGGGAATAGGTGGAGAAGAATATTCCAAAGAGCATATATATGATACGGCTAAGATGATCAACGCCGTACCGATCACCTATCTCTCTACCCTTCAGCTAGGATTAGAAGAGGGGGCAAAAGAACGATTCCTAAAAGCGTTTGATTCCTTTACTCCATTAAATGACCTACAGATTCTGCACGAACAGCGTGAATTGATTTCTCTCATCAACCCACCGCAAAAAATCATCTTCAGGTCTAACCATGCCTCCAATGCACTGCATCTCTCCGGTACCTTGCCAAAAGACTCTAAAAAGTTAATGACTCAAATCAATGATGCACTGAGAGTAGGGGAGG containing:
- a CDS encoding radical SAM protein, producing MIDYSFPLYRPPAEADNIIIQATLGCSHNRCSFCTMYKSKRYTVRSLNEVRREIEALAHAYPNANKVFLADGDALALPTDHLAKLLRLLKTSFPRLSRVSLYATAQNFLEKSIDELKELRAGGLSLAYFGIETGNDELLSKIDKEVNADQMIEALRRAHEANIKISATVILGIGGEEYSKEHIYDTAKMINAVPITYLSTLQLGLEEGAKERFLKAFDSFTPLNDLQILHEQRELISLINPPQKIIFRSNHASNALHLSGTLPKDSKKLMTQINDALRVGEGALIPKWFRGF